Proteins from one Telopea speciosissima isolate NSW1024214 ecotype Mountain lineage chromosome 1, Tspe_v1, whole genome shotgun sequence genomic window:
- the LOC122657803 gene encoding cation/H(+) antiporter 20-like: MTFNLTSVKTSSNGAWQGDNPLDYAFPLLIIQITLVLVIGRSLSFLLKPLRQPNVIAEIVGGILLGPSALGRNKTYLNRIFPSWSTPILESVASIGLLFFLFLVGLELDLKSIRRSGRKAFAIAAAGISLPFTCGVGVAYVLRATVAGAKEAGYAQFLVFMGVSLSITAFPVLARILAELKLLTTRVGETAMAAAAFNDMVAWVLLALAVALAGNGKGGSHKSPILCVWVLLSGVAFVVFMLVVIRPVMTWVGQRCSPEQEVVDESYIYLTLAGVLVSGFITDLIGIHSIFGAFVFGLTIPKEGEFARNLIERIEDFVSGLLLPLYFASSGLKTDVTKIHGAESWGLLVLVIVTACVGKIFGTFFAAMLSKIPARESLTLGVLMNTKGLVELIVLNIGKEKKVLNDEVFAILVLMALFTTFITTPTVMALYKPARAPALPAQRKLQRDSPSNVKAKTKDKLRILACVHGPGNVPSLISFIESIRGNKKSPLKLYIMHLVELTERTSSIILAQRARRNGLPFIDRLRSEESHDGVTVAFEAYGQLGRVKVRTMTAISALHTMHEDVCQVAEEKRVSMIILPFHRQSRGDGSGSGSGELENVGHSWRMVNQRILKDSPCSVAVLVSRRLGGGSKRITPSSSATVAKGVCVVFFGGPDDREALELGGRMAEHPEVKVTVIRFMEEQGATPTGIMLRPSPEKCSDKNYSFSTAVMDRAREKELDEAAVAEFRRRWEGMAEYTERVAKENIVEGVVTIGSSGEYELFVVGKGRFPSTMVAELADRSAVHPELGPIGDVLASSGHGVLSSVLVIQQHDVKHGNEVPACKIVGGTETSVTATVTPIGTSITTTTVSV; the protein is encoded by the exons ATGACCTTCAATCTGACCTCTGTTAAAACCTCATCTAATGGAGCTTGGCAAGGCGATAATCCTCTGGACTACGCCTTCCCTCTTCTCATCATCCAAATCACTCTGGTTCTCGTCATCGGCCGTTCCCTATCCTTCCTCCTCAAACCTCTCCGACAACCCAATGTCATTGCAGAGATTGTC GGTGGAATTCTACTTGGACCATCAGCTCTTGGACGGAACAAAACTTACTTGAATCGAATCTTTCCATCATGGAGCACTCCAATACTTGAATCCGTCGCAAGCATCGGACTCTTGTTCTTTCTATTCCTAGTGGGTCTCGaacttgatctgaaatcaattcGACGAAGCGGTAGAAAAGCTTTCGCAATCGCCGCTGCCGGAATCTCCCTACCTTTCACTTGCGGCGTTGGTGTTGCTTATGTTCTTCGCGCAACCGTCGCGGGAGCGAAAGAAGCCGGTTACGCTCAATTCCTTGTCTTCATGGGAGTGTCTCTGTCCATCACCGCCTTCCCTGTTTTGGCCCGCATTTTAGCGGAGCTTAAATTGCTCACCACCAGAGTGGGAGAGACTGCCATGGCCGCAGCAGCGTTTAACGATATGGTGGCTTGGGTTCTTTTAGCTTTGGCCGTGGCTCTGGCCGGTAACGGCAAAGGTGGATCTCATAAGAGTCCAATTTTGTGCGTGTGGGTGCTTTTATCCGGGGTGGCCTTTGTTGTGTTCATGTTGGTGGTGATACGGCCTGTGATGACTTGGGTGGGGCAGCGGTGTTCGCCGGAGCAAGAAGTGGTGGACGAAAGTTACATTTACTTGACATTGGCCGGCGTTCTTGTGTCCGGTTTCATAACGGACCTGATTGGGATACATTCGATATTTGGAGCGTTTGTTTTCGGTCTAACGATACCTAAAGAAGGTGAGTTCGCAAGGAATCTCATAGAGAGGATAGAGGACTTCGTGTCTGGGCTTTTACTCCCTCTCTACTTCGCTTCCAGTGGGCTTAAGACGGATGTGACGAAGATACACGGCGCTGAGTCTTGGGGGTTGCTGGTGCTCGTCATTGTCACCGCCTGTGTTGGGAAGATTTTTGGCACCTTCTTCGCCGCCATGCTAAGTAAGATTCCGGCGAGGGAGTCGCTGACGCTTGGGGTGCTCATGAATACTAAAGGCTTAGTGGAGCTCATTGTTCTCAACATCGGCAAAGAAAAGAAG GTGCTGAACGATGAGGTTTTTGCCATCTTGGTACTGATGGCACTCTtcaccacattcatcaccactCCAACGGTGATGGCTCTCTACAAGCCCGCACGCGCCCCTGCCCTCCCGGCCCAACGCAAGCTTCAACGTGACTCCCCCTCCAACGTCAAAGCCAAAACTAAAGATAAGCTACGCATCTTGGCCTGCGTACACGGCCCTGGCAACGTACCCTCACTCATTAGCTTCATCGAGTCGATTCGTGGCAATAAGAAATCCCCTCTCAAGCTTTACATCATGCACCTGGTGGAACTCACTGAACGGACCTCCTCCATCATCTTGGCCCAACGCGCTCGCAGAAATGGCCTCCCTTTTATCGATCGCCTCCGCAGTGAAGAATCCCACGACGGCGTCACTGTGGCTTTCGAGGCTTACGGCCAACTCGGCCGAGTCAAGGTTCGAACCATGACGGCCATCTCGGCCCTGCACACCATGCACGAAGACGTCTGCCAAGTTGCAGAGGAGAAGCGGGTTAGCATGATAATACTGCCCTTCCACAGGCAAAGCAGAGGAGACGGGTCTGGATCCGGTTCGGGTGAGTTGGAGAATGTGGGTCACAGCTGGAGGATGGTGAACCAAAGGATCCTTAAGGACTCCCCCTGTTCCGTGGCCGTGCTGGTGAGCCGGCGCCTGGGCGGTGGGTCCAAGCGGATCACTCCGTCAtccagtgccaccgtggcaaAGGGAGTCTGTGTCGTCTTCTTCGGTGGGCCCGACGACCGCGAGGCCCTAGAGTTGGGAGGAAGAATGGCGGAGCATCCCGAGGTGAAGGTCACCGTGATAcgtttcatggaagagcaaggAGCGACACCCACCGGTATCATGCTGCGTCCGTCGCCGGAGAAGTGCTCCGACAAGAATTACAGCTTCTCCACCGCCGTCATGGATCGGGCGAGAGAGAAGGAGTTGGATGAGGCGGCGGTGGCGGAGTTCCGGAGGAGGTGGGAAGGGATGGCGGAGTACACGGAGAGAGTAGCGAAGGAGAACATTGTGGAAGGGGTAGTGACCATAGGAAGTAGTGGAGAGTACGAGCTGTTTGTGGTGGGGAAGGGGCGGTTCCCGTCAACGATGGTGGCGGAACTGGCGGATCGATCGGCGGTTCACCCAGAGCTGGGACCCATTGGCGATGTACTGGCGTCGTCGGGTCATGGGGTGTTGTCTTCGGTGCTGGTGATACAACAGCACGATGTCAAGCACGGTAACGAAGTCCCTGCTTGCAAGATCGTCGGAGGCACCGAAACCTCCGTTACTGCTACTGTCACTCCTATAggcaccagcatcaccaccactacagTTTCGGTATGA